One part of the Prunus persica cultivar Lovell chromosome G5, Prunus_persica_NCBIv2, whole genome shotgun sequence genome encodes these proteins:
- the LOC18775656 gene encoding CASP-like protein 2A1: MAEKKEKFGSSEAAAGSSMEVIGMGPRDEDGSSSSSSSSSSNSFRTAETLLRLLPIGPCVAALVVMLHDSQTTDFGSLSYSHIGAFRYLVNANGICAGYSLLTAIIAAKPRSPTMSQAWAFFFLDHVLTYLILGAGAVSMEVLYLAYKGNSDVTWSAACGSFGGFCHKATASVAITFVVVACYALISLISSYKLFSKYDAPHPVANPIKGIPTATFHA; encoded by the exons ATggcagaaaagaaagagaaatttgGAAGTTCTGAAGCAGCTGCAGGCAGTTCAATGGAGGTCATAGGGATGGGGCCGAGAGACGAAGATGGAAGCAGCAGCAGTAGCAGTAGCAGTAGCAGTAACAGTTTCCGCACAGCTGAGACTTTGCTGCGTCTGCTGCCAATTGGTCCTTGTGTGGCGGCTCTTGTGGTGATGCTTCATGACTCCCAGACCACTGACTTTGGCTCTCTTTCCTACTCCCACATCGGAGCTTTCAG GTACTTGGTGAATGCCAACGGCATTTGTGCCGGATACTCCCTTCTCACCGCTATCATTGCAGCCAAGCCTCGTTCCCCCACCATGTCCCAAGCCTGGGCTTTCTTCTTCCTAGATCAT gTGCTGACGTACCTAATTCTGGGTGCTGGAGCTGTGTCAATGGAGGTGCTGTACTTGGCATACAAGGGCAATTCAGACGTGACATGGAGCGCAGCTTGTGGGTCTTTTGGGGGATTCTGTCACAAAGCCACAGCTTCTGTCGCCATTACATTTGTGGTGGTGGCTTGCTATGCACTCATTTCTCTCATTTCCTCCTACAAGCTCTTCAGCAAGTATGATGCTCCTCACCCTGTGGCCAACCCCATCAAAGGCATTCCGACCGCCACCTTCCATGCTTGA
- the LOC18775781 gene encoding uncharacterized protein LOC18775781, with product MEKHQYELVLILFVVACLGLVSIISCIAAEIKKTKEEELRVIGRLCHLPESQAFGFGVAALICLFAAQMVGNLIVCTYFCSRERKKKSGSDFSISSKAKTPTIWMALACISWTSFVMAVTLLSAATSMSRDQPYGQGWLDGQCYLVKQGIYIGSGILVLIAIGSTLGLIIIITTMRQTQVDEGSKAKEQSKLNTKS from the exons ATGGAGAAACACCAATATGAGTTGGTGCTAATTCTTTTTGTAGTTGCCTGCCTTGGCCTTGTCTCCATCATATCATGCATAGCCGCAGAGATTAAGAAAACAAAg GAGGAGGAGCTGAGGGTGATTGGAAGACTCTGTCATTTGCCAGAAAGTCAGGCATTTGGGTTTGGAGTTGCAGCCTTGATATGTTTGTTTGCAGCTCAGATGGTGGGGAATTTGATAGTTTGCACTTATTTTTgttcaagagagagaaagaagaagagtggTAGTGATTTCAGTATCAGTTCCAAAGCGAAAACACCAACGATTTGGATGGCTCTTGCGTGCATCTCTTG GACCAGCTTTGTAATGGCAGTCACATTGCTAAGCGCAGCAACTAGCATGAGCAGAGACCAACCCTACGGACAAGGATGGCTGGATGGCCAATGCTACTTAGTCAAACAAGGAATATATATTGGCTCAGGAATTCTGGTTCTAATTGCAATTGGTTCCACGCTCGGcttaatcatcatcatcacaacCATGAGGCAGACCCAAGTTGATGAAGGTTCTAAAGCAAAAGAGCAAAGCAAGTTGAACACAAAGTCATAG
- the LOC18776567 gene encoding mitochondrial import inner membrane translocase subunit TIM17-2, translating into MGTPETSREPCPDRILDDIGGAFGMGAVGGSAFHFLKGVYNSPSGTRLIGGSQAVRMNAPRVGGSFAVWGGLFSAFDCTMVYVRQKEDPWNSIIAGAATGGFLQMRQGLGASARSAAFGGVLLALIEGAGIMLNKFMSQQQQMPIVIEEPASVAGLPGLPPMGRAPGQPVSEPATSMSSSGAEASSGGWLGGWFGKSKEPEAKSSGSETKILESFDAPPLPSFEYNNK; encoded by the coding sequence ATGGGAACTCCAGAAACCTCTCGAGAACCGTGCCCCGACCGCATTCTCGACGACATCGGCGGGGCCTTCGGCATGGGGGCTGTCGGCGGCTCCGCCTTCCACTTCCTCAAGGGCGTCTACAACTCCCCTTCCGGCACTCGGCTCATCGGCGGCTCGCAAGCCGTGCGCATGAACGCGCCGCGAGTGGGCGGTAGCTTCGCCGTCTGGGGTGGCCTCTTCTCCGCCTTCGACTGCACCATGGTCTATGTCCGCCAGAAGGAGGACCCCTGGAACTCTATCATTGCCGGCGCCGCCACCGGTGGCTTCCTCCAGATGCGACAGGGCCTCGGCGCCTCGGCTCGATCGGCTGCCTTCGGTGGGGTCCTCCTGGCTCTGATCGAAGGAGCTGGGATCATGCTTAATAAGTTCATGAGCCAGCAGCAGCAGATGCCTATTGTGATTGAAGAGCCGGCGAGCGTGGCCGGTTTGCCTGGGCTTCCCCCTATGGGCCGTGCTCCGGGTCAGCCGGTCTCGGAGCCAGCAACGTCGATGAGCAGCAGCGGCGCTGAGGCTAGTTCGGGAGGGTGGCTTGGAGGGTGGTTCGGGAAGAGCAAGGAGCCTGAGGCTAAGAGTAGCGGAAGCGAGACAAAGATTTTGGAGAGCTTCGATGCCCCGCCCTTGCCCAGCTTCGAGTACAACAACAAATAG